A section of the Candidatus Latescibacterota bacterium genome encodes:
- a CDS encoding phosphoribosylformylglycinamidine cyclo-ligase, producing MRYRDSGVDIDQASRALKRAGESVRSTWNARVLSQLGAFGGLFDLSGFDAPVLVSSIDGVGTKLKIAFATGRHDTVGACLVNHCVNDILVQGARPLFFLDYFGTGKLGDGVLEAVVGGMATACRENGLALIGGETAELPGMYAAGEYDLAGCIVGVVSRERLVDGRSIAPGDLIVGLASTGLHTNGYSLARKVLLEKAGFALDAVPPGLDLPLADALLAVHRSYLRHVERAEAAGVTLKGMAHLTGGGFLDNIPRILPAGCRARIRTGAWTAPPLFRLIAEAGGVERDEMYRVFNMGVGYVLVVAPGQLAALESAALPDWLGVIGEIVAGDGPVELAD from the coding sequence ATGCGCTATCGCGACAGCGGCGTCGACATCGATCAGGCCAGCCGGGCGCTGAAGCGCGCCGGCGAGTCCGTCCGCTCCACCTGGAACGCGCGCGTGCTCTCGCAGCTGGGCGCCTTCGGCGGGCTCTTCGATCTCTCGGGCTTCGACGCGCCGGTGCTCGTGAGCAGCATCGACGGCGTCGGCACCAAGCTCAAGATCGCCTTCGCCACGGGGCGTCACGACACGGTGGGGGCCTGCCTGGTCAACCACTGCGTGAACGACATCCTGGTGCAGGGCGCCCGCCCGCTCTTCTTCCTCGACTACTTCGGCACGGGCAAGCTCGGCGACGGCGTGCTCGAGGCCGTGGTGGGCGGCATGGCCACGGCCTGCCGCGAGAACGGTCTCGCCCTCATCGGCGGCGAGACGGCCGAGCTGCCCGGCATGTACGCGGCGGGGGAGTACGATCTCGCCGGCTGCATCGTCGGCGTCGTGAGCCGCGAGCGCCTGGTGGACGGCCGGAGCATCGCGCCGGGCGACCTGATCGTCGGCCTGGCCTCCACGGGCCTGCACACCAACGGCTACAGCCTCGCGCGCAAGGTCCTGCTCGAGAAGGCGGGCTTCGCGCTGGACGCCGTGCCGCCTGGCCTGGACCTCCCCCTGGCCGACGCCCTGCTGGCCGTGCACCGCAGCTACCTGCGCCACGTGGAGCGCGCCGAGGCCGCGGGCGTCACGCTCAAGGGCATGGCCCACCTCACCGGCGGCGGCTTTCTCGACAACATCCCGCGCATCCTGCCGGCCGGCTGCCGCGCCCGCATCCGCACCGGCGCGTGGACCGCGCCGCCGCTCTTCCGCCTGATCGCCGAGGCCGGCGGCGTGGAACGCGACGAGATGTACCGCGTCTTCAACATGGGCGTGGGTTACGTCCTCGTGGTCGCGCCCGGGCAGCTCGCCGCGCTCGAGTCCGCGGCGCTGCCGGACTGGCTGGGCGTGATCGGCGAGATCGTCGCCGGCGACGGCCCCGTCGAACTCGCCGACTGA
- a CDS encoding sigma 54-interacting transcriptional regulator, with translation MWADFPATQSTGQGARPLLAFLETRLPGSRWDLVEQRPGEPPRFLLGRIGAPHPGLARLDEAAAPPLLLEHPQGGLGDPQLCFDFAGDAPPRRPELDWVWPLGPRAQRPWVVGRLRRRQAEALATRREWLAGLFGELDGSDVPDATLDDAATREFQGIRYHAESPLAGLLAQLRRVARTETPVFLQGESGVGKELFARALHRLSPRAESAFVAQNGGALTDTLIESELFGHGRGAFTGAREERVGLFEVANGGTFFLDEVGDLSAMLQVRLLRVLQDRQIRRVGENRLRAVDFRLVTATHHDMEERVRAGRFRLDLWFRIQGVSLRIPALRERPMDVGVLARHFLAERAALYDLPMREIAPEAVDALERYGWPGNVRELENEIGRVLAFYGESSRLERWMLSDALFRSREDPLPASLASLTLAEAQRDLEQRMIRHVLGRYGGNRSRSARALGLSRQGLLKKLKRLGMERVARGAAAGAGRPSD, from the coding sequence ATGTGGGCCGACTTCCCCGCAACACAGAGCACCGGGCAGGGCGCGCGTCCGCTCCTGGCCTTTCTGGAGACGCGACTGCCGGGCAGTCGCTGGGACCTCGTGGAGCAGCGGCCGGGCGAGCCGCCCCGCTTCCTGCTCGGGCGCATCGGCGCGCCGCACCCAGGCCTCGCGCGACTGGACGAGGCCGCCGCACCGCCGCTCCTGCTCGAACATCCCCAGGGCGGTCTGGGCGACCCGCAGCTCTGCTTCGACTTCGCCGGCGACGCGCCGCCCCGCCGCCCCGAGCTGGACTGGGTCTGGCCGCTGGGGCCGCGCGCGCAGCGGCCCTGGGTCGTGGGACGTCTCCGCCGCCGGCAAGCCGAGGCGCTGGCCACGCGCCGCGAGTGGCTGGCCGGCCTCTTCGGCGAGCTCGACGGCTCGGACGTGCCGGACGCAACGCTCGACGACGCCGCCACGCGCGAGTTCCAGGGCATCCGCTACCATGCCGAGAGCCCGCTGGCCGGACTGCTCGCGCAGCTCCGCCGCGTGGCGCGCACGGAGACGCCGGTCTTCCTGCAGGGCGAGTCGGGGGTGGGCAAGGAGCTCTTCGCGCGCGCGCTGCACCGCCTGAGCCCCCGGGCCGAGAGCGCCTTCGTCGCCCAGAACGGCGGCGCGCTCACGGATACGCTCATCGAGAGCGAGCTCTTCGGCCACGGCCGCGGCGCCTTCACGGGCGCGCGGGAGGAGCGCGTGGGCCTCTTCGAGGTGGCCAACGGCGGGACCTTCTTCCTCGACGAGGTCGGCGACCTCAGCGCCATGCTGCAGGTCCGCCTGCTGCGCGTGCTGCAGGACCGGCAGATCCGCCGCGTGGGGGAGAACCGGCTGCGCGCCGTGGACTTCCGTCTCGTCACCGCGACGCACCACGACATGGAGGAGCGCGTGCGCGCCGGCCGCTTTCGCCTCGACCTCTGGTTCCGCATCCAGGGCGTCAGCCTGCGCATCCCGGCGCTGCGTGAGCGGCCCATGGACGTCGGCGTCCTCGCCCGCCACTTCCTCGCCGAGCGCGCCGCGCTCTACGACCTGCCCATGCGGGAGATCGCGCCCGAGGCCGTGGACGCCCTGGAGCGCTACGGCTGGCCGGGCAACGTGCGCGAGCTCGAGAACGAGATCGGCCGCGTGCTGGCCTTCTACGGCGAGTCGTCGCGGCTCGAGCGCTGGATGCTTTCCGACGCGCTCTTCCGCAGCCGCGAGGATCCGCTGCCCGCCAGCCTGGCCTCGCTCACGCTCGCGGAGGCGCAGCGCGACCTCGAGCAGCGCATGATCCGCCACGTGCTGGGACGCTACGGCGGCAACCGCAGCCGCAGCGCGCGGGCGCTGGGCCTCAGCCGTCAGGGCCTGCTCAAGAAGCTCAAGCGCCTCGGGATGGAGCGCGTGGCGCGGGGGGCGGCGGCCGGCGCCGGCCGTCCGTCGGATTGA